A stretch of the Desulfobaculum bizertense DSM 18034 genome encodes the following:
- a CDS encoding ATP-binding protein encodes MKRLEEYIQNQFKDIQAEINEINSKVEDAIFTILKTQQKDQWPYLAAHEKTLEPPENYSFSTNAMILCMLHLADNKVCHEQLYPRVSITTNFTESSKKKRRTALCKLFKEIVALNQDNSNKKFVTKSNTYGDNDPSSLLWISNLIGIYNDAEDKSSININPSDIKNIEDTIFKITDDTLQEKILSTSANFQLLNIERYKQSTNAFVVLKIFLLAKALYEKKPSKVKNFPQARPVFFSFFEQRLHQQLSYNSIPDSRFDPAELVFCLEGISLFNEFKPNDETFERALEVIGQHQSTAPYWRPINPIYATQQGQILLPLSIEVANSLLRTCLSLDKSRDTPMFFSNHLPLFQRYYRWLKAQLRKITIFDSNKKFDLWGWESEHVGNPHEIHLWQTSEIATYLMLYNSALQLHIGSETLNRANLLVEKANEDNKDKIDELIDPFPRDYINQKYPIYSIIRDNFIKPRADPQSYDPTAPCSFLLYGPPGTGKTFLTKCIADKLNWRHITVTPSDFLAGGSGEVEARAKAIFQCLEQQQEVVILFDEIDHFLLDRESDEYHNQTGIFQFMTPGMLPKLQRLRDKAEKNNFIFVIATNYEERIDPAIKRLGRIDEKLPLLPPCNKVRQTIIENIIFGDKRKLSEKEKQDWVEQNIKKLAGLFPPKKHWLEQNSKELADLSLPKRQEWIKDNTEGLTDLSPQKKKTWIKQNIKGIEDLSFSKKKKWIKDNIQELADLTPLYTYKELSNFLKNSEHKQTFDKPESIYKTKLTQYIPRFFTQQKTLKQLEQTPYKELVPLLFLACEQEKTLRYLRTFLGEHLFKKPGADILKLELLENLKRYPQIDPKTTLTKTLEGID; translated from the coding sequence ATGAAAAGACTCGAAGAATACATACAAAATCAGTTCAAAGATATACAGGCAGAGATAAACGAAATTAATTCAAAAGTTGAAGATGCAATATTCACCATTTTAAAGACACAACAAAAAGACCAGTGGCCCTACCTTGCTGCTCACGAAAAAACTCTAGAACCCCCGGAAAATTACTCATTCAGCACCAATGCCATGATACTCTGTATGTTGCATCTTGCAGATAACAAAGTTTGTCATGAACAATTATATCCAAGGGTGTCAATTACAACAAACTTTACTGAATCTAGCAAAAAAAAAAGGCGAACTGCCTTATGTAAGTTGTTCAAAGAAATTGTGGCCCTGAACCAAGATAACTCAAATAAAAAATTTGTTACAAAATCTAACACTTACGGTGATAACGATCCATCTTCGTTACTATGGATTTCTAATCTTATAGGGATCTATAATGATGCCGAGGACAAATCCTCCATTAATATAAATCCATCAGACATCAAAAATATCGAAGATACAATCTTTAAAATAACTGATGATACTCTACAAGAAAAAATCCTTTCAACCTCAGCAAATTTTCAACTTTTAAATATAGAAAGATATAAACAGTCAACTAACGCTTTTGTTGTTTTAAAAATTTTTCTGCTTGCTAAAGCATTATATGAAAAAAAACCCTCTAAAGTAAAAAACTTCCCTCAGGCTCGCCCCGTCTTTTTCTCTTTTTTTGAACAGAGACTCCACCAGCAGCTTTCATACAATAGCATTCCCGATAGCCGATTTGATCCTGCTGAACTCGTTTTTTGTCTTGAAGGAATTTCTCTCTTTAATGAATTCAAACCAAACGACGAAACTTTCGAAAGAGCCCTAGAGGTAATCGGACAACATCAATCAACTGCTCCATATTGGCGACCAATCAATCCAATTTATGCGACTCAACAGGGTCAAATTCTTCTTCCTCTAAGTATCGAGGTAGCTAACTCTTTACTCAGGACATGCCTCTCCCTTGACAAAAGTCGAGACACTCCAATGTTTTTTTCAAACCACTTACCTTTATTCCAACGATACTACCGCTGGCTTAAAGCCCAACTTAGAAAAATAACTATTTTTGATTCAAATAAAAAATTTGATTTATGGGGATGGGAGTCCGAGCATGTAGGAAATCCTCACGAAATCCACTTGTGGCAAACAAGCGAAATAGCGACCTACCTTATGCTATATAATAGCGCCCTTCAGCTCCATATAGGTTCCGAAACTTTAAACCGAGCCAATCTGCTTGTAGAAAAAGCAAACGAAGACAACAAAGATAAAATCGATGAGTTGATTGACCCTTTTCCCAGAGATTACATTAATCAAAAATATCCAATCTACTCTATTATAAGAGACAATTTTATAAAACCACGGGCTGACCCTCAGTCATATGATCCTACCGCACCCTGTTCATTTTTACTTTATGGCCCTCCTGGAACAGGTAAAACTTTTTTGACAAAATGTATCGCCGACAAGCTAAATTGGAGACACATAACCGTAACACCCAGCGACTTTCTTGCAGGAGGTTCAGGAGAAGTTGAGGCTCGAGCCAAGGCAATCTTCCAATGTTTGGAACAACAACAAGAAGTTGTAATACTTTTTGATGAAATTGATCACTTCCTGCTAGATAGAGAATCAGATGAATATCACAACCAAACTGGTATTTTTCAATTCATGACCCCAGGGATGCTCCCAAAGCTCCAACGACTTCGCGACAAAGCAGAAAAAAATAATTTTATTTTTGTCATTGCGACCAACTATGAAGAAAGAATCGACCCTGCAATTAAGCGTCTGGGACGAATTGACGAAAAATTACCATTGCTTCCGCCATGCAATAAAGTCAGGCAAACGATTATTGAAAATATAATCTTTGGTGATAAACGAAAATTATCCGAAAAAGAAAAGCAGGATTGGGTTGAACAAAATATTAAAAAGCTTGCAGGCTTATTCCCCCCAAAAAAGCATTGGCTTGAACAGAATAGTAAAGAGCTTGCAGACTTATCCCTCCCCAAAAGGCAGGAGTGGATTAAAGATAATACTGAAGGACTTACAGACTTATCCCCCCAAAAAAAGAAAACTTGGATTAAACAAAACATCAAAGGAATTGAAGACTTGTCCTTCTCCAAAAAGAAAAAATGGATTAAAGATAATATTCAAGAACTTGCAGACTTAACCCCCCTTTATACTTATAAAGAACTTAGCAACTTTTTAAAAAATAGCGAACACAAACAAACGTTTGATAAACCGGAAAGTATATACAAAACAAAGCTCACTCAATATATTCCAAGATTTTTTACACAACAAAAAACACTCAAACAACTTGAACAAACTCCTTACAAAGAACTTGTTCCACTTCTCTTTCTTGCTTGTGAACAAGAAAAAACTCTCAGATATCTTAGGACCTTTTTAGGAGAGCACCTCTTCAAGAAACCAGGGGCTGATATATTAAAATTAGAACTTTTAGAGAATCTCAAGCGTTACCCCCAAATCGACCCGAAAACAACGCTCACCAAGACTTTGGAGGGAATTGATTAA
- a CDS encoding GIY-YIG nuclease family protein: MPKPKPYSIKMFLPVGDPDGLRIIEKSNWTGEGIVFARAGFEEDHKKRKEFQRTGVYVLVGQDDTSSLPQVYIGEGESVDARLTSHFAKKDFWTWGIFFVTKDNSLNKAHVKFLESRLIELAAKAKRCNLTNCAEPTKPSLSEADTADMDCFLDDMLSIFPLVGLSIFEQPPRRPCTVSKLLYIESKGIKVKGCESNKGFIVLAGSEAVLKTVPSYPESFAKLRDELSKKGVMVRKGDLYVFADDYLFSSPSTASSIVLGRNSNGRTSWRNKEGKTLKELQEAVASASVND, translated from the coding sequence GTGCCGAAGCCTAAGCCATATTCAATTAAAATGTTTTTGCCTGTTGGGGATCCGGACGGGCTGCGGATTATTGAAAAATCAAATTGGACGGGTGAGGGGATTGTTTTTGCTCGTGCAGGCTTTGAGGAAGATCATAAGAAGAGGAAGGAATTTCAAAGGACAGGGGTTTACGTTCTTGTCGGTCAGGATGATACAAGCTCTTTGCCACAAGTCTATATTGGAGAAGGGGAGTCTGTAGACGCCCGATTGACGTCCCATTTTGCCAAAAAGGATTTTTGGACGTGGGGCATCTTTTTTGTCACGAAAGACAATAGCCTCAATAAAGCCCATGTAAAATTTCTTGAAAGCCGTTTGATTGAGTTGGCAGCAAAAGCAAAGCGCTGTAATTTGACTAATTGCGCAGAGCCTACAAAGCCTTCGCTTTCCGAGGCTGATACGGCTGACATGGATTGCTTCCTTGACGATATGTTGAGCATTTTCCCTTTGGTAGGGTTGTCGATATTTGAACAGCCACCCAGGAGACCATGCACCGTCAGTAAGCTTCTATATATCGAATCCAAAGGAATAAAGGTGAAAGGCTGCGAGTCTAACAAAGGGTTTATTGTTTTGGCAGGGTCTGAGGCTGTGCTGAAAACTGTCCCTTCGTATCCTGAAAGTTTTGCTAAGCTGAGGGATGAGCTAAGTAAGAAAGGCGTAATGGTAAGAAAGGGAGATCTGTATGTTTTTGCAGACGATTATCTTTTTTCGTCTCCCAGTACGGCGAGCAGCATTGTCTTAGGAAGGAACTCCAATGGACGCACAAGTTGGCGGAATAAAGAAGGAAAGACGCTGAAAGAGCTTCAGGAAGCCGTGGCCTCGGCTTCGGTCAATGACTGA
- a CDS encoding type II toxin-antitoxin system Phd/YefM family antitoxin encodes MHPKFSIADAKKDLAAIMDKVSSGSRVVLRQENGKDVVLLSVEEFESLNETLYFLQSPANAQRLRESIQSLTEAEATAS; translated from the coding sequence ATGCATCCAAAATTTTCTATAGCAGACGCAAAAAAAGACCTTGCCGCAATCATGGACAAGGTCAGCTCGGGAAGCCGTGTAGTTCTCCGCCAAGAGAATGGCAAAGATGTTGTGCTGCTTTCTGTGGAAGAATTTGAGAGCTTGAATGAAACGCTTTACTTTTTGCAATCCCCTGCGAATGCACAGCGACTTCGAGAAAGCATTCAGTCATTGACCGAAGCCGAGGCCACGGCTTCCTGA
- a CDS encoding N-6 DNA methylase, translated as MNFKKDQTTQKLRGGYYTPLHLAEFITKWVLAAAPKTIMEPSCGDGHFFEALNNISHNKDISVWGCELNEDEADKADKKITEFLFRNAVIRRGDFLEWAIEKIKKESACFDGVLGNPPFIRYQFLEKRFQELTKDIYAKLGLKFTKHTNAWVPFVVASVSLLIPGGRLGMIIPAEIINVKHAQAVRSYLAKTCDKIVVLDPKEIWFTETLQGAVILLAQKKEREANKTQGVSLLRVEGDAFLDSNPDELFRAAQPINGETVRGKWTKAILAPDELELLDKFQTHPDVYSFEDLAKVEVGVVTGANKFFLVSDDVVSDYSLSKYSLPMFGRSQHCPGVVYDELQHQENKENGIASNFLYFDKKIEEFPSSVQDYIKQGEQEELHKRFKCRIRDPWYKVPSVHSAPIGMFKRAHFAPRLILNELNALTTDTVYRVHPKTDDPKRLVYSFLNPLTAIYAELEGRSYGGGVLELVPSEIRKLVVPYGLLYDVDLQRLDKEVKTQRMEDVLISQAKKIFHPLGFSESEINRLILIWKKLQERRCRV; from the coding sequence ATGAATTTTAAGAAGGATCAAACCACTCAGAAGTTGAGAGGTGGTTACTATACTCCTCTACATCTGGCAGAATTTATTACTAAGTGGGTTTTGGCAGCTGCTCCTAAAACAATTATGGAGCCGAGCTGTGGTGATGGGCATTTTTTTGAAGCCTTAAATAATATCTCTCATAATAAGGATATTTCAGTTTGGGGCTGTGAGTTGAATGAAGATGAGGCTGATAAGGCTGATAAAAAAATAACGGAATTTTTGTTTAGGAACGCAGTAATTCGACGAGGTGATTTTCTAGAATGGGCAATTGAAAAAATCAAGAAGGAATCCGCTTGTTTTGATGGAGTGTTAGGAAATCCGCCATTTATTAGATATCAATTTTTAGAAAAAAGATTTCAAGAGCTTACAAAAGATATTTATGCAAAACTGGGATTGAAATTTACTAAGCATACTAATGCGTGGGTTCCCTTTGTCGTGGCCAGTGTTTCTCTGCTGATTCCTGGAGGACGTTTGGGGATGATAATTCCTGCAGAAATAATAAATGTGAAGCATGCTCAAGCTGTAAGGTCTTATTTGGCTAAGACCTGCGACAAGATTGTAGTGTTGGACCCAAAGGAAATTTGGTTTACTGAAACATTGCAGGGAGCGGTGATTTTACTTGCGCAAAAAAAAGAAAGGGAGGCTAATAAAACACAAGGAGTATCTTTGCTTCGTGTAGAAGGAGATGCTTTTTTGGACTCAAATCCAGATGAATTGTTTAGAGCTGCACAGCCTATTAATGGAGAGACCGTTAGAGGAAAGTGGACCAAGGCTATTTTGGCCCCTGATGAATTGGAGTTGTTAGATAAGTTTCAAACCCACCCAGATGTTTATTCCTTTGAGGATCTTGCAAAGGTTGAAGTTGGCGTTGTAACAGGCGCGAATAAGTTCTTTTTGGTGTCAGATGATGTCGTTTCTGACTATTCATTGTCAAAGTATAGTCTGCCGATGTTTGGACGGAGTCAGCATTGTCCCGGGGTGGTGTATGATGAGCTGCAACATCAAGAGAATAAAGAAAATGGAATTGCTTCTAATTTTTTATATTTCGATAAAAAGATTGAAGAATTTCCATCTTCTGTGCAGGATTATATTAAGCAAGGTGAACAAGAAGAGCTTCATAAGAGATTTAAGTGCAGGATTAGAGACCCTTGGTATAAGGTCCCTTCCGTACATAGTGCGCCGATAGGTATGTTTAAGCGTGCACACTTTGCTCCAAGACTCATTTTAAATGAGTTAAATGCTCTTACAACTGATACCGTATACCGAGTCCACCCCAAGACTGATGACCCCAAAAGATTGGTTTATAGTTTTCTTAATCCGTTAACAGCAATTTATGCTGAACTTGAGGGGAGATCCTACGGAGGTGGAGTGCTAGAGCTTGTCCCATCAGAGATTAGAAAATTGGTAGTGCCATACGGTTTGCTTTATGATGTTGATCTTCAACGTTTGGATAAGGAAGTTAAGACCCAGCGAATGGAAGATGTGTTGATTTCTCAAGCTAAGAAAATCTTCCACCCTCTGGGTTTTTCTGAAAGTGAAATTAATCGGCTGATTTTGATTTGGAAAAAGCTTCAAGAAAGGAGATGTCGGGTTTAG
- a CDS encoding Eco57I restriction-modification methylase domain-containing protein: MSISSLVTKFQKNIQHYKSSTYNEAQLRVDFIDPFFELLGWDIKNETHQPSSQREVLVEEPLKYASSHIKKPDYTFRFYSDRKFFVEAKKPAIDILTSRTPAFQIRSYGYTAQLGISILTNFEYLVIYDTSFLPTVNDDPTHSRLKVYRYTDYEKIFDFLYDKLSRECVYSGQFDNKWNSPKANIQKNRIDNAFVNQINKWRLKIGQHCIDKQIDLGMEELNDLVQKYINCFLFLRVCEDRSIEPHGSLKSASKNKRKKSLLEKITYSNKKYNSGLFELDFQEEIIGNDHKTISCIIDELYFPNNIYSFSILPSDILGNVYEIFLGKELKIEENRLKLEDKPEHKDRDVVTTPTFIINKILEKTISPLCKDKTDEEILSLRICDISCGSGAFLLETFQLLQDKLVEYYISKNDFTQIEEISRKIYKLKFNLKRKLLTSCIYGTDKDLNAVTACKFGLLLKLLEDEHLPLEDNPILPDLTNNITYGNALIENAPQGASTDDIYKINPYEFKTSPYDAIVGNPPYQTVERIKQFTPSEGPLYISQYKTAYKQYDKYYLFIERALSLLKPNGRLGYIIPSKFQFVGAAKKLRKMLAASHVITEIVDFNSNQIFPNRTTYTCLFMAQKAEHETLLYTNISNLQTWRTTPSRYTSSTVPQAKLSASPWILDPQKIQLISQLNTRGIPLKKILGEKSITNGIQTSANKLYIHKIYKLDDKFIYFKFRGKLYRIEKDVTKPYFQRPDKKENNSFHSYKLFTPNSFVIYPYQKKENKIELIPLDEIERDYPYLYSFLQLIKIELSSPKRDIKPEPETDQEWYKYGRHQSLSILDTDIKIIVGILSQGYKYAIDTSKTFISSGGTAGYCAINPNNSGYSPYYIQAFLNSKYLEFFAAAFGEIFRGGYIARGTKVLKSMPVVPIDFTQKQEKKAHDHIVNLQKKIITLFQQAYTTANHRIKIQNKRQIRHKENELSQHIGQLYGLSSEEQALFPEINELYDALKQDVD, translated from the coding sequence ATGTCTATTTCATCATTAGTCACTAAATTCCAAAAAAATATTCAACACTATAAATCTTCGACATATAACGAAGCTCAATTACGTGTTGATTTTATTGACCCATTTTTCGAACTTTTAGGATGGGATATCAAAAATGAAACTCACCAGCCCTCCAGCCAACGAGAAGTTTTAGTAGAGGAACCCCTTAAATACGCTTCAAGCCATATAAAAAAACCAGACTATACCTTCCGATTCTATTCGGATCGCAAATTTTTTGTTGAAGCAAAAAAGCCAGCTATAGATATCCTCACGAGCAGGACTCCTGCTTTCCAGATCCGAAGTTATGGTTATACAGCGCAGCTGGGGATTTCTATTTTAACTAATTTTGAATACTTGGTCATATATGACACATCATTTTTACCAACAGTAAACGACGACCCAACCCATTCTAGACTCAAAGTCTATCGTTATACTGACTATGAAAAAATTTTTGATTTTCTATACGACAAACTCAGTAGAGAATGTGTTTATTCTGGTCAATTTGATAACAAATGGAATTCTCCAAAAGCTAATATTCAAAAAAATAGAATAGATAATGCATTTGTAAATCAAATAAACAAATGGCGATTAAAAATTGGACAACACTGCATCGACAAACAGATCGATCTTGGTATGGAAGAATTGAATGACCTTGTGCAAAAATACATTAATTGCTTTCTTTTCCTTAGAGTTTGTGAAGATAGGTCAATTGAACCTCATGGTTCTCTTAAATCAGCATCAAAAAATAAACGCAAAAAAAGTTTACTTGAAAAAATCACATACTCTAACAAAAAATATAATTCAGGACTTTTTGAATTAGATTTTCAAGAAGAAATTATAGGAAATGACCATAAAACCATTTCTTGCATCATTGATGAATTATATTTTCCAAACAATATATACTCATTCTCTATTCTCCCTTCTGATATTTTAGGCAATGTATATGAAATTTTCTTGGGAAAAGAACTTAAAATAGAAGAAAACAGATTAAAACTTGAAGACAAACCAGAACACAAAGACAGAGATGTAGTAACAACACCAACATTTATAATAAATAAAATTTTAGAAAAAACGATTTCGCCATTATGCAAAGACAAAACAGATGAAGAAATCTTATCCCTTAGAATATGCGACATTTCTTGTGGATCTGGAGCATTTCTTCTAGAAACGTTCCAGCTTCTCCAAGATAAACTTGTAGAATATTATATCTCCAAAAATGATTTTACACAGATTGAAGAAATCTCTCGAAAAATATATAAGCTCAAATTTAACCTAAAACGGAAGTTACTCACCTCTTGTATTTATGGAACAGACAAAGACCTTAATGCAGTCACAGCCTGCAAATTTGGGCTATTACTAAAACTACTAGAAGATGAGCACCTCCCCTTAGAAGATAACCCTATTCTTCCAGACCTAACCAACAACATTACATACGGAAACGCTCTTATTGAAAACGCCCCTCAAGGAGCTTCTACAGACGACATATACAAAATTAATCCATATGAATTTAAAACGAGCCCATATGACGCCATAGTTGGCAATCCCCCTTACCAAACTGTAGAACGAATAAAACAATTCACTCCAAGTGAAGGTCCTCTATACATTTCTCAATACAAAACAGCTTACAAACAATACGACAAATATTATCTTTTTATTGAAAGAGCCCTTTCTTTACTAAAGCCAAACGGACGCCTTGGATATATAATCCCATCAAAATTCCAATTTGTTGGAGCTGCTAAAAAACTCCGAAAAATGCTAGCTGCGAGCCACGTAATCACAGAAATTGTGGACTTCAATTCCAACCAAATTTTTCCAAACAGGACAACATATACATGCCTTTTCATGGCACAAAAGGCGGAACACGAAACGTTATTATACACCAACATATCCAACCTGCAGACTTGGCGTACTACACCGTCTCGCTATACTAGCAGCACCGTGCCTCAAGCCAAACTTTCGGCTAGCCCTTGGATTCTCGATCCACAAAAAATTCAGCTAATTAGCCAATTAAACACCAGAGGAATCCCTCTAAAAAAAATACTGGGAGAAAAATCCATCACAAATGGAATTCAAACCAGTGCAAACAAATTATACATTCACAAGATATATAAATTAGACGATAAATTTATATATTTTAAGTTTCGAGGAAAGCTATACAGAATTGAAAAGGACGTAACAAAGCCCTATTTTCAACGTCCAGACAAAAAAGAAAACAACAGTTTTCACTCTTATAAACTTTTCACCCCAAATTCTTTTGTTATTTATCCATACCAAAAAAAAGAGAACAAAATTGAGCTCATTCCTCTTGATGAAATAGAGAGAGATTACCCTTACCTTTACTCCTTTTTACAACTTATAAAAATTGAACTCTCCTCCCCTAAACGGGACATAAAACCTGAACCCGAAACGGATCAAGAATGGTACAAATATGGACGCCACCAGAGCCTTTCTATACTTGACACCGATATCAAAATTATTGTCGGCATCCTTTCACAGGGCTATAAATATGCAATTGACACCTCCAAAACATTTATTAGCTCAGGGGGAACAGCTGGATATTGCGCAATCAATCCTAACAACTCTGGATATTCTCCATACTATATCCAAGCCTTTTTGAACTCAAAATACTTAGAATTTTTTGCGGCTGCATTTGGAGAAATATTTCGTGGTGGATACATAGCGAGGGGAACAAAGGTTCTAAAATCTATGCCTGTTGTGCCTATTGATTTTACACAAAAACAAGAAAAAAAGGCCCACGACCATATCGTGAACCTTCAAAAAAAAATCATTACATTATTTCAGCAAGCGTATACAACGGCTAACCACCGCATCAAAATCCAAAACAAACGGCAAATTCGACATAAAGAGAACGAACTCTCCCAGCACATTGGCCAGCTATATGGACTTTCTTCAGAAGAACAAGCTCTTTTCCCGGAAATAAATGAACTTTATGACGCTCTAAAACAAGATGTGGACTAA
- a CDS encoding NAD(P)/FAD-dependent oxidoreductase has product MNNVDLLIVGQGPAGLTAATYAARTGISTTVVGLLPKIDGEYGIDNYFGFDETIQGSELMARGRQQAMRFGAELITERVLSIHHGDDGSFEVLTEHSAYETRALILAAGVSRIRPGIDNFEAYDGKGISYCVSCDGFFYRGKPVLVLGEGNYAANQALELKNYTSDVTICSQGKAFSISESFLAKLEEANIPLLEDKVVHLSGTPALENVQLKSGKTLAKDGLFIAMGEASASDFAWTLGLERNGPHIKADAMQHTNVQGVFAAGDCVGRFAQIAVAVGEGAVAAREAMSYLKKDKS; this is encoded by the coding sequence ATGAACAACGTCGATCTTTTGATTGTAGGCCAAGGGCCAGCCGGTTTGACAGCTGCCACCTACGCAGCACGAACCGGCATCTCAACGACGGTCGTTGGCCTGCTTCCAAAGATTGATGGTGAATATGGCATAGACAACTATTTTGGTTTTGATGAGACCATTCAAGGTTCGGAACTCATGGCCCGCGGGCGGCAGCAGGCCATGCGTTTCGGCGCTGAACTCATCACCGAGCGCGTTCTTTCCATCCACCACGGAGATGACGGCAGTTTTGAGGTCCTGACAGAACACAGTGCCTACGAAACAAGGGCACTTATTCTCGCTGCGGGAGTCTCCCGCATTCGTCCCGGCATAGACAATTTTGAAGCATATGATGGGAAAGGAATTTCCTACTGCGTGAGTTGCGATGGTTTTTTCTATAGGGGGAAGCCCGTGCTTGTCCTCGGAGAAGGAAATTACGCAGCGAACCAGGCGCTTGAGCTGAAAAATTATACGTCTGATGTTACGATATGCTCCCAAGGCAAAGCATTTTCAATATCAGAGTCGTTCCTCGCAAAGCTGGAAGAAGCAAATATTCCACTCCTTGAGGATAAAGTTGTCCACCTTTCTGGCACACCGGCACTGGAAAATGTTCAGCTCAAAAGCGGGAAAACACTTGCAAAAGACGGGCTGTTCATTGCTATGGGCGAGGCTTCGGCAAGTGACTTTGCCTGGACACTGGGACTTGAGCGAAACGGTCCACATATCAAGGCAGACGCCATGCAACACACCAATGTTCAAGGGGTCTTCGCAGCCGGAGATTGCGTCGGACGCTTCGCGCAAATAGCTGTTGCCGTCGGCGAAGGAGCTGTCGCGGCACGCGAGGCGATGTCCTATCTGAAAAAGGACAAAAGCTAA
- a CDS encoding queuosine precursor transporter, producing the protein MSNELLWVLFALFDLTMVIVMFRFFGRVGLFGLIVFNLIVCNLQVIKTVELFGLTTTLGNILYASVYLSTDILSEFYGKKEAQRGVLLGFVALLLMTVYMQLALQFTPTAEDFAQPHLEAIFGFMPRLTLASMAAYLMSQSYDVWAFHAIRKRTGSKFLWLRNNMSTLVSQLLDSAVFCCIAFWGVFETPVFLEILLTTYLFKAVVAALDTPFIYFARRVEPLVHRVA; encoded by the coding sequence ATGTCCAACGAATTGCTTTGGGTGCTGTTCGCCCTTTTTGACCTGACAATGGTCATCGTCATGTTCCGGTTCTTTGGCCGGGTTGGCCTTTTTGGCCTGATTGTTTTTAACCTTATTGTCTGTAATCTTCAGGTTATCAAAACAGTTGAACTGTTTGGCCTGACGACCACGCTTGGCAACATTTTGTACGCCAGCGTGTATCTCTCTACAGACATTCTCAGCGAATTTTACGGCAAGAAAGAGGCTCAGCGAGGCGTCCTGCTTGGTTTTGTCGCCCTGTTACTCATGACAGTGTACATGCAGCTCGCGCTCCAGTTTACGCCGACCGCCGAAGATTTCGCCCAGCCACATCTTGAAGCCATTTTTGGGTTCATGCCTCGTCTCACACTGGCAAGTATGGCCGCCTACCTGATGTCACAAAGTTATGATGTCTGGGCGTTCCATGCCATCCGCAAGCGCACAGGTTCCAAGTTCCTTTGGCTCCGAAACAACATGAGCACACTGGTAAGCCAGCTTCTGGACTCAGCCGTGTTCTGCTGTATTGCGTTTTGGGGCGTCTTTGAGACCCCGGTTTTCCTCGAAATTCTTCTCACCACGTACCTGTTCAAAGCAGTTGTAGCAGCTTTGGATACGCCGTTTATTTATTTTGCCCGCAGGGTTGAGCCACTGGTGCATCGAGTTGCCTAA